The following are from one region of the Brienomyrus brachyistius isolate T26 chromosome 13, BBRACH_0.4, whole genome shotgun sequence genome:
- the LOC125706558 gene encoding pyroglutamyl-peptidase 1-like isoform X1 — MTQSEKPTLLMVSQEKAIVVVTGFGPFSQYLVNLSWQAAQGLETLGLGEDVIVYARELPVHYTNAQELIAHIWKTIKPKLAVHMGIAPGSKAVILEQCGNNQGYRQRDVCGVCPPGHWCVEGGQNILHSIIDMKTLTRHFKSLGWDVIYSRDAGRFLCDFVYYYSLHLGGGKSVFLHLPTRGALADLDKLLPLLQAVILAMLSQLEAQ, encoded by the exons ATGACTCAAAGCGAAAAGCCCACACTTCTGATGGTCTCTCAAGAAAAGGCTATCGTGGTTGTAACCG GGTTTGGTCCTTTTAGTCAATACCTGGTAAATCTCAGCTGGCAGGCAGCTCAG GGTTTGGAGACACTGGGTTTAGGAGAAGATGTCATTGTCTATGCCAGGGAACTGCCGGTGCATTACACCAATGCCCAGGAGCTCATAGCACATATATGGAAAACCATTAAGCCAAAG CTGGCTGTCCACATGGGAATTGCTCCAGGGTCCAAAGCTGTAATCCTAGAACAGTGTGGAAATAATCAAGGCTATAGACAGAGAGATGTGTGCGGCGTCTGTCCCCCTGGTCACTGGTGTGTGGAAGGAGGCCAGAACATACTCCACTCCATCATAGACATGAAAACCCTCACCAGGCACTTTAAGAGTCTGGGTTGGGATGTTATTTACTCCAGGGATGCTGGTAG GTTTCTGTGTGACTTTGTGTATTACTACTCACTGCACCTTGGAGGGGGGAAATCTGTCTTTCTCCATCTGCCCACAAGGGGAGCCCTAGCTGACTTGGACAAACTGCTGCCTCTGCTGCAAGCTGTCATTCTGGCTATGCTGAGCCAGCTGGAAGCCCAGTGA
- the LOC125706558 gene encoding pyroglutamyl-peptidase 1-like isoform X2: MTQSEKPTLLMVSQEKAIVVVTGFGPFSQYLVNLSWQAAQGLETLGLGEDVIVYARELPVHYTNAQELIAHIWKTIKPKLAVHMGIAPGSKAVILEQCGNNQGYRQRDVCGVCPPGHWCVEGGQNILHSIIDMKTLTRHFKSLGWDVIYSRDAGFCVTLCITTHCTLEGGNLSFSICPQGEP, encoded by the exons ATGACTCAAAGCGAAAAGCCCACACTTCTGATGGTCTCTCAAGAAAAGGCTATCGTGGTTGTAACCG GGTTTGGTCCTTTTAGTCAATACCTGGTAAATCTCAGCTGGCAGGCAGCTCAG GGTTTGGAGACACTGGGTTTAGGAGAAGATGTCATTGTCTATGCCAGGGAACTGCCGGTGCATTACACCAATGCCCAGGAGCTCATAGCACATATATGGAAAACCATTAAGCCAAAG CTGGCTGTCCACATGGGAATTGCTCCAGGGTCCAAAGCTGTAATCCTAGAACAGTGTGGAAATAATCAAGGCTATAGACAGAGAGATGTGTGCGGCGTCTGTCCCCCTGGTCACTGGTGTGTGGAAGGAGGCCAGAACATACTCCACTCCATCATAGACATGAAAACCCTCACCAGGCACTTTAAGAGTCTGGGTTGGGATGTTATTTACTCCAGGGATGCTG GTTTCTGTGTGACTTTGTGTATTACTACTCACTGCACCTTGGAGGGGGGAAATCTGTCTTTCTCCATCTGCCCACAAGGGGAGCCCTAG